One window of Phoenix dactylifera cultivar Barhee BC4 chromosome 5, palm_55x_up_171113_PBpolish2nd_filt_p, whole genome shotgun sequence genomic DNA carries:
- the LOC103704711 gene encoding cinnamoyl-CoA reductase-like SNL6 isoform X2, with protein MKGCAGLFYAFEPPQDQNYDEFMVEVEVRSAHNVLEACARTETMERVVFTSSVAAVVWKENHKLGMDFDERDWSEPNFCRKFKLWHALAKTQAEKTAWALAMDRGVEMASVNAGLVVGPDTSLASPYLKGAPEMYEDGVLVTVDLNFLADAHLAVFETPSAYGRYLCFNRAVCRPEDAVKLAQMLSHASPCPHPSDELRVIQQRIQNKKLNKVMVEFAAGTHLEG; from the exons ATGAAAGGATGCGCCGGCCTTTTCTACGCGTTTGAGCCTCCCCAAGATCAAAACTATGAT GAATTCATGGTGGAGGTGGAAGTGAGATCTGCACATAATGTGTTGGAAGCATGCGCTCGAACGGAGACCATGGAAAGGGTGGTTTTCACATCATCAGTGGCTGCAGTTGTGTGGAAAGAAAATCACAAATTAGGCATGGATTTTGATGAGAGGGATTGGAGTGAGCCCAATTTCTGTCGAAAATTCAAG CTGTGGCACGCGCTGGCGAAGACGCAAGCGGAGAAGACGGCGTGGGCGCTGGCGATGGACCGAGGCGTGGAGATGGCGTCGGTGAACGCCGGGTTGGTGGTGGGGCCGGACACTTCGCTGGCCAGCCCTTACCTCAAGGGCGCACCGGAGATGTACGAGGACGGCGTCCTCGTCACCGTCGACCTCAACTTCCTCGCCGACGCCCACCTCGCCGTCTTCGAGACCCCCTCCGCCTACGGTCGTTACCTCTGCTTCAACCGCGCCGTCTGCCGCCCCGAAGACGCCGTCAAGCTCGCCCAGATGCTCTCCCACGCCTCCCCTTGCCCTCACCcaag TGATGAGTTGAGGGTGATCCAGCAGCGGATCCAGAACAAGAAGCTGAACAAGGTGATGGTGGAATTCGCCGCTGGGACACACCTGGAGGGTTAG
- the LOC103704748 gene encoding protein HAIKU1 yields the protein MDHAKNHSQHLGVNKIGKNIRKSPLHQPSFAATAKPPPPPPQQQQQPPPPPQPQVYNISKKDFRSIVQQLTGTPSRDPLAGDNPAPPFNPPPPPRPHYPKHPSTRLQRIRPPPLTPIARPPPPPHLAPPRIPYQNPQSNPIPLPNSNPNNPPAFFPRPIPSPSGAGPAWAESPVTAYMRYLESSLLGSDTSRRHQHQHQPPPFPSPGLLPSPPFPAFPSPRAHALPPAAPPPLLPSPGSQFVVPSPTAFLNMMSPKSPYPLLSPGFQYPPPLTPNFAFSPLGQSGILGPGPQPPPSPGLFFPQSPSGFLPIPSPRWRDM from the coding sequence ATGGATCACGCGAAGAATCACAGTCAACATCTGGGCGTGAACAAGATCGGCAAGAACATCCGCAAGAGCCCCCTCCACCAGCCCAGTTTCGCCGCGACCGcaaagccgccgccgccgccgccgcagcagcagcagcagccgcCGCCCCCTCCGCAGCCGCAGGTGTACAACATCAGCAAGAAAGACTTCCGCAGCATCGTCCAGCAGCTCACCGGCACCCCCTCCCGCGACCCCCTCGCCGGCGATAACCCCGCTCCCCCCTTcaaccctccccctcccccccgcCCCCACTACCCCAAGCACCCCAGCACGCGTCTCCAGAGGATCCGCCCCCCTCCCCTCACCCCCATCGcccgccctcctcctcctccccatctcgCACCACCCCGGATTCCCTACCAGAACCCCCAATCCAACCCCATCCCACTTCCCAATTCCAATCCCAATAACCCCCCAGCCTTCTTCCCCCGCCCCATCCCCTCCCCGAGCGGCGCCGGCCCCGCCTGGGCCGAGTCCCCGGTCACCGCCTACATGCGCTACCTCGAGAGCTCCCTCCTCGGCTCCGACACCTCCCGGCGGCACCAGCACCAGCACCAGCCTCCCCCCTTCCCATCCCCTGGCCTCCTCCCTTCCCCGCCGTTCCCCGCCTTCCCATCCCCGAGAGCCCACGCCCTGCCCCCTGCTGCCCCGCCGCCCCTGCTGCCGTCGCCGGGCTCGCAGTTCGTCGTGCCGTCGCCGACCGCTTTCCTGAACATGATGTCGCCCAAGTCGCCCTACCCGCTGCTGTCCCCCGGGTTCCAGTACCCTCCGCCGCTGACCCCCAACTTCGCCTTCTCGCCCTTGGGCCAGTCGGGGATATTGGGGCCCGGGCCGCAGCCACCGCCATCTCCAGGGCTCTTTTTCCCGCAGTCGCCCTCGGGGTTCCTCCCCATCCCGAGCCCGAGATGGAGGGACATGTAG
- the LOC103704711 gene encoding cinnamoyl-CoA reductase-like SNL6 isoform X1, translated as MAPVSFHHSSKTVCVMDASGRLGVSLVHKLLQRGYIVHAATYNHGGELHGLKGLLSCDNERLKVFRTDPFDYQSLVDAMKGCAGLFYAFEPPQDQNYDEFMVEVEVRSAHNVLEACARTETMERVVFTSSVAAVVWKENHKLGMDFDERDWSEPNFCRKFKLWHALAKTQAEKTAWALAMDRGVEMASVNAGLVVGPDTSLASPYLKGAPEMYEDGVLVTVDLNFLADAHLAVFETPSAYGRYLCFNRAVCRPEDAVKLAQMLSHASPCPHPSDELRVIQQRIQNKKLNKVMVEFAAGTHLEG; from the exons ATGGCGCCAGTTTCCTTCCACCATAGCTCGAAGACCGTCTGCGTGATGGATGCGTCGGGCCGGCTCGGCGTGTCGCTAGTCCACAAGCTCCTACAAAGAGGATACATCGTCCATGCAGCTACTTATAATCATG GTGGCGAATTGCATGGCTTGAAGGGGTTGTTGTCGTGCGATAACGAGCGGCTTAAGGTGTTCCGAACGGACCCCTTCGACTACCAAAGCCTCGTCGACGCCATGAAAGGATGCGCCGGCCTTTTCTACGCGTTTGAGCCTCCCCAAGATCAAAACTATGAT GAATTCATGGTGGAGGTGGAAGTGAGATCTGCACATAATGTGTTGGAAGCATGCGCTCGAACGGAGACCATGGAAAGGGTGGTTTTCACATCATCAGTGGCTGCAGTTGTGTGGAAAGAAAATCACAAATTAGGCATGGATTTTGATGAGAGGGATTGGAGTGAGCCCAATTTCTGTCGAAAATTCAAG CTGTGGCACGCGCTGGCGAAGACGCAAGCGGAGAAGACGGCGTGGGCGCTGGCGATGGACCGAGGCGTGGAGATGGCGTCGGTGAACGCCGGGTTGGTGGTGGGGCCGGACACTTCGCTGGCCAGCCCTTACCTCAAGGGCGCACCGGAGATGTACGAGGACGGCGTCCTCGTCACCGTCGACCTCAACTTCCTCGCCGACGCCCACCTCGCCGTCTTCGAGACCCCCTCCGCCTACGGTCGTTACCTCTGCTTCAACCGCGCCGTCTGCCGCCCCGAAGACGCCGTCAAGCTCGCCCAGATGCTCTCCCACGCCTCCCCTTGCCCTCACCcaag TGATGAGTTGAGGGTGATCCAGCAGCGGATCCAGAACAAGAAGCTGAACAAGGTGATGGTGGAATTCGCCGCTGGGACACACCTGGAGGGTTAG
- the LOC103704709 gene encoding transcription factor MYC2-like: protein MNLWTDDNAFMMEAFMTTTTDLQGFPWAPPPAAAAAGGGRVPSSQSAVTSSAPAAQPAYFNQETLQQRLLTLIEGARETWTYAIFWQSSVDVASGASLLGWGDGFYKGCEEDKRKQKAAASREEQEHRKRVLRELNSLISGGAGVSSPDEAVEEEVTDTEWFFLVSMAQSFGVGDGLPGQALFAEAPTWIAGADRLAMAPCERARQAQLFGLQTMVCVPVGSGVLELGSTDLIYQSSELMNKIRVLFNFHSLEIPSGSWLPPPVATPAVADQDETDPSVLWLADPSMVEIKDSVSPGPATAEISVTKSPIQLDNRSSSTITESPSSIQMQQRHNQQKHQNQNSNGTSNFQTQSLCTRGFTFSEFAMNGSAPPPSLKPESGEILNFGNSERNSSPAPGSGLLSHQQTAATGDKNNKRSTGATSRGSSDEGMLSFSSAPARPSSAGQAKSVGGIPGGGDSDHSDLEASVREVESGLVVEPEKRPRKRGRKPANGRLEPLNHVEAERQRREKLNQRFYALRAVVPNVSKMDKASLLGDAISYIKELATKQETLESEKEGLQAQIEILKTARDSDSAPARPSQQPDPDTRLMNGGRCHGVEIEVKTLGLEAMIRVQCHKTNHPAARLMAALKELDLDVYYAMVSVVKDLMIQQATVKMSGRVYTQEQLSAALLARLAEPPSNNR, encoded by the coding sequence ATGAACTTGTGGACCGACGACAACGCCTTTATGATGGAGGCCTTCATGACCACCACCACCGACCTCCAGGGCTTCCCCTGGGCGCCGCCTCCCGCCGCCGCGGCGGCTGGAGGGGGTCGAGTGCCATCCTCCCAGTCAGCCGTCACGTCATCCGCGCCAGCGGCACAGCCGGCGTATTTTAACCAGGAGACGCtccagcagcggctcctgacaCTGATCGAGGGCGCGAGGGAGACCTGGACCTACGCCATCTTCTGGCAATCATCGGTGGACGTGGCGTCCGGCGCTTCGCTGCTCGGCTGGGGCGACGGCTTCTACAAAGGATGCGAGGAGGACAAGCGGAAGCAGAAGGCTGCCGCCTCCAGGGAGGAACAGGAGCACCGGAAGCGGGTGCTCAGGGAGCTTAACTCCCTCATCTCCGGTGGCGCCGGCGTGTCCTCGCCCGACGAGGCCGTGGAGGAGGAGGTCACCGACACGGAGTGGTTTTTTCTGGTGTCCATGGCGCAGTCGTTTGGCGTCGGCGACGGCCTCCCTGGCCAGGCCCTCTTCGCCGAAGCTCCGACCTGGATCGCCGGCGCGGACCGGCTAGCGATGGCGCCCTGCGAGCGGGCGAGGCAGGCGCAGTTGTTCGGCCTCCAGACCATGGTCTGCGTCCCGGTGGGGAGCGGCGTGCTGGAACTCGGATCCACGGATCTCATCTACCAGAGCTCCGAGCTCATGAACAAGATCAGGGTCCTTTTCAACTTCCACAGCCTCGAGATCCCCTCCGGATCCTGGCTCCCGCCGCCTGTGGCGACGCCGGCCGTGGCCGACCAGGATGAGACCGATCCGTCGGTGCTCTGGCTTGCAGATCCATCCATGGTCGAGATCAAGGACTCCGTCTCCCCTGGCCCCGCCACGGCTGAGATCTCCGTCACCAAATCCCCCATCCAGTTGGACAATCGTAGCTCCAGTACCATTACGGAAAGCCCTAGCTCGATTCAGATGCAACAGCGCCACAACCAGCAGAAGCATCAAAATCAGAACAGCAACGGCACTAGCAACTTCCAGACCCAATCACTCTGCACCAGAGGGTTTACTTTCTCCGAGTTCGCGATGAACGGCTCTGCCCCTCCCCCATCCTTAAAGCCGGAAAGTGGAGAGATTCTAAATTTTGGCAATAGCGAGAGGAATTCCTCTCCGGCCCCCGGTAGCGGCCTCCTGTCCCACCAGCAGACCGCCGCCACCGGTGACAAGAATAACAAGCGATCGACAGGGGCCACATCGAGAGGAAGTAGCGACGAGGGGATGCTGTCCTTCTCCTCGGCCCCCGCCCGTCCCTCGTCCGCCGGTCAGGCGAAATCCGTCGGAGGGATCCCCGGCGGGGGCGACTCGGACCACTCGGATCTCGAGGCGTCGGTGCGGGAGGTGGAGAGCGGCCTGGTGGTCGAGCCGGAGAAGCGGCCCAGGAAGCGCGGCCGGAAGCCAGCCAACGGCCGGTTGGAGCCGCTCAATCACGTGGAGGCCGAGCGACAGCGTCGGGAGAAGCTGAACCAGAGGTTCTACGCCCTCCGCGCCGTGGTGCCGAACGTGTCCAAGATGGACAAGGCCTCCCTTCTAGGGGACGCTATTTCCTACATCAAGGAGCTTGCAACCAAGCAGGAAACCTTGGAGTCGGAGAAGGAGGGGCTTCAGGCCCAGATCGAGATCCTCAAGACAGCGCGCGATTCCGATTCCGCCCCTGCACGGCCATCGCAGCAACCCGATCCAGATACGAGACTGATGAATGGTGGGCGGTGCCATGGAGTGGAGATTGAGGTAAAGACCCTGGGGCTGGAGGCGATGATCCGGGTGCAGTGCCATAAGACGAATCACCCGGCGGCGCGCCTGATGGCGGCATTGAAAGAGCTCGACCTCGACGTCTATTATGCCATGGTGTCCGTCGTAAAGGATCTCATGATCCAGCAGGCGACGGTGAAGATGTCCGGTAGGGTGTACACCCAGGAGCAGCTCAGTGCTGCCCTCTTAGCCAGATTGGCGGAGCCGCCGAGCAACAATAGGTAA
- the LOC103704710 gene encoding uncharacterized protein LOC103704710, protein MWVEIICGLAVIMILWRLFYGHDAVPDVASSDSDASFAVAARLERLYGGKAFVGLRIPDPDTGFRQHIDVVLVTKMEVMVVAVRNFSGFVEAEKDGSWVCIGDKKHKAETYPDPVLEVGRQVAILQSYLEQRGVHLPKGHIIGKVVLPNPNCRPAYSIAFEPEVISFDKWKELKPESKGGVTSWIKDAFHRSKSEMQDGSYQQLNFILRTSPMWDRLELRGDRNILGEFVEFKGNQDDMQALSNLKRSKVSQFIIQKPTMLGFGRSRLQLLYSPRDYRSEGAPPASEWKEVAVKPNTEFLFQPLNSKKPRKFKLSSAVSLTLSA, encoded by the exons ATGTGGGTGGAGATCATCTGCGGCCTGGCCGTCATCATGATTCTCTGGCGACTCTTCTACGGCCACGACGCCGTCCCGGACGTCGCAAGCTCCGACTCCGACGCGAGCTTCGCCGTCGCCGCCAG GTTGGAGAGGCTCTATGGTGGGAAGGCATTCGTGGGGCTTCGAATTCCCGATCCCGACACCGGCTTCCGGCAGCATATTGACGTAGTTCTTGTCACCAAAAT GGAAGTGATGGTGGTGGCAGTGAGGAACTTTTCTGGGTTTGTGGAGGCTGAGAAGGATGGGAGCTGGGTTTGCATCGGTGACAAGAAACATAAGGCGGAAACCTATCCGGATCCT GTGCTTGAAGTTGGCAGACAAGTTGCAATTCTTCAATCATACTTGGAGCAACGAGGGGTACATTTGCCCAAAGGGCACATAATTGGCAAAGTTGTACTCCCAAATCCAAATTGCAG GCCTGCCTATTCTATTGCTTTTGAACCAGAGgtcatttcttttgataaatggAAAGAGCTCAAGCCAGAATCAAAAGGTGGAGTAACTAGTTGgattaaagatgcatttcacaGAAGCAAGAGTGAAATGCAGGATGGGTCATATCAGCAGCTTAATTTTATTCTCCGTACATCGCCTATGTGGGACCG CTTAGAACTTAGAGGCGATAGAAACATTCTTGGTGAGTTCGTTGAATTTAAAGGAAACCAGGATGACATGCAAGCTTTGAGCAATCTGAAGAGATCGAAAGTTAGCCAATTCATCATCCAAAAGCCAACTATGTTAGGTTTTG GTAGATCAAGGCTCCAGCTCTTGTATTCACCCCGTGATTATCGAAGTGAAGGGGCTCCTCCGGCTTCAGAATGGAAGGAGGTTGCTGTGAAGCCAAATACCGAGTTTTTGTTTCAGCCACTGAACTCCAAAAAACCTCGGAAGTTCAAGCTTTCAAGTGCTGTCTCATTGACGCTCAGTGCCTAG